A genomic segment from Polyangium mundeleinium encodes:
- a CDS encoding reverse transcriptase domain-containing protein, with the protein MGFWDKVKSFIGTGKSGEGEPEKNEPGDKPKAASASTSPSSSSTKSTTTGAATAAVATFTSTSSASAATPAKKKDKPKPKDPYDTSGILGLSADEMRKRALKINPYQTAWIGRVDTIPPQSDERTALIDRGLILRGLLTEEQIEEIHRVGDLWLKHNEAASLATTVARKKADEAIEELRRQKAERKAEKKRLAAERKKNHAEAVAKRRAEDIIFLGRGVSGSLGDRRANVESLQKQGLPLLSTPAEVAKALGLPIPRLRWLCYHNDAVEKPHYVYFEVPKRSGGMRLLSAPHEALSKAQQWILQNVLAKLSVEGEAHGFVKGRSTVTNARAHLGRGTVVNLDLSDFFPTITFGRVRGLFESIGYSPAVATIFALLCTESPRRKVVYDGTTYWVAVGERGLPQGACTSPAISNLVTRKLDRRLTGMTRKMGWTYTRYADDLTFSAANELVDDGKGGQKKGRGDLGILLARVRHIVQEEGFAINPKKGRVQHAGGRQEVTGIVVNDKLGMPREEVRKLRAILHAAKKTGLAAQNRENIPHFEAYLQGKIAYLNMVDPERAMQLAKAFLEIPR; encoded by the coding sequence GTGGGCTTCTGGGACAAAGTCAAGTCCTTCATCGGCACCGGCAAGTCCGGCGAGGGCGAGCCCGAGAAAAACGAGCCGGGCGACAAACCGAAGGCGGCATCGGCTTCGACGTCCCCATCGTCGTCGTCGACAAAGTCGACGACGACGGGAGCTGCGACGGCCGCGGTCGCGACGTTTACCTCGACGAGCTCCGCGTCTGCGGCGACGCCCGCCAAGAAGAAGGACAAACCGAAGCCGAAGGACCCGTACGACACGTCGGGGATCCTCGGTTTGTCGGCGGACGAGATGCGCAAGCGCGCGCTCAAGATCAACCCGTACCAGACGGCGTGGATCGGGCGCGTGGACACGATCCCGCCGCAGAGTGACGAGCGCACGGCGCTGATCGATCGGGGCCTCATCCTGCGAGGCTTGCTCACGGAAGAGCAGATCGAGGAGATCCACCGCGTCGGTGATCTCTGGCTCAAGCACAACGAGGCCGCGAGCCTGGCGACCACGGTGGCCCGGAAGAAGGCCGACGAGGCGATCGAGGAGCTGCGTCGCCAGAAGGCCGAGCGCAAGGCGGAGAAGAAGCGCCTCGCGGCCGAGCGCAAGAAGAACCACGCGGAGGCTGTCGCCAAGCGTCGCGCCGAGGACATCATCTTCCTCGGCCGCGGCGTGTCCGGCAGCCTCGGCGATCGGCGCGCGAACGTCGAGTCGCTGCAAAAGCAGGGTTTGCCCTTGCTCTCGACGCCGGCGGAGGTCGCGAAGGCGCTTGGTCTGCCGATCCCGCGGCTGCGCTGGCTTTGCTACCACAACGACGCGGTCGAGAAGCCGCATTACGTGTACTTCGAGGTGCCCAAGCGCTCGGGCGGGATGCGCCTGCTCTCGGCGCCGCACGAGGCGCTCTCGAAGGCGCAGCAGTGGATCCTCCAGAACGTGCTCGCGAAGCTCTCGGTCGAGGGCGAGGCGCATGGGTTCGTGAAGGGCCGCTCGACGGTGACGAACGCGCGGGCGCACCTCGGCCGTGGGACCGTGGTGAACCTCGATCTCTCGGACTTCTTCCCGACGATCACGTTCGGCCGCGTGCGCGGACTCTTCGAGTCGATCGGATATTCGCCCGCCGTGGCCACGATCTTCGCGCTGCTCTGCACGGAGTCGCCGCGCCGCAAGGTCGTGTACGACGGGACGACGTACTGGGTGGCCGTGGGCGAGCGAGGTTTGCCGCAGGGCGCGTGCACAAGCCCGGCGATCTCGAACCTGGTCACGCGCAAGCTCGATCGGCGCCTCACGGGCATGACGCGCAAAATGGGCTGGACGTACACGCGGTACGCAGACGACCTCACGTTTTCCGCGGCGAACGAGCTCGTGGACGATGGCAAAGGCGGCCAGAAGAAGGGCCGGGGCGACCTTGGGATCCTGCTCGCGCGGGTCCGGCACATCGTGCAGGAGGAGGGGTTCGCCATCAACCCGAAGAAGGGGCGCGTGCAGCACGCGGGCGGGCGGCAAGAGGTCACCGGAATCGTGGTGAACGACAAGCTCGGGATGCCGCGCGAGGAGGTCCGCAAGCTCCGCGCAATCCTGCACGCCGCAAAGAAGACCGGGCTCGCCGCGCAAAACCGCGAGAACATCCCCCATTTCGAGGCGTATCTGCAGGGGAAGATCGCCTACCTGAACATGGTCGACCCCGAGCGGGCGATGCAACTCGCGAAGGCATTCCTCGAAATTCCACGCTGA